From a single Adhaeribacter swui genomic region:
- a CDS encoding 4Fe-4S binding protein: MTSSELNSAANLHFPDKTDWLQKLALSSLGLGLLLIFISGFQAKGEVNFMVTGIALALVALLTYFFRTYLKTQPGVRINGIWLRSSTSRGLIAWVTGVFLTGFYVVLYWWPGLMTGLIRSIDPLSYFIRGIEADRWFLYGTFYTLAVVIMGVRALFKYRHSTYHIIRTLSVMFFQLVLAYLIPYFLILFNQPEFYPSYFWPLKYDYLFPGTVDYLIKTPGALGVFFVFWTAVISLIGVPVLTYFFGKRWYCSWVCGCGGLAETAGDPYRHLSDKSRKAWQWEVAIIYPVLGFIILTTLLLWVNSVTGGGILGGLSNGFSQTYGFFIGSIFSGVIGVGFYPIMGSRVWCRFGCPMAAYLGILQKHFSRFRITTNGGQCISCGNCSNYCEMGIDVRWYAQQGQPIIRSSCVGCGMCATVCPRGVLNLENGPRQDRFQPTAFISSENVRILK; encoded by the coding sequence ATGACTTCATCTGAATTAAACTCTGCGGCTAACTTACATTTTCCGGATAAAACCGACTGGCTACAAAAATTGGCTTTGAGCAGCTTAGGCTTAGGCTTGCTTTTAATTTTTATCAGCGGTTTTCAGGCAAAAGGCGAGGTAAATTTTATGGTTACTGGTATTGCGCTGGCCTTAGTTGCTTTACTTACCTATTTTTTCCGGACTTATTTAAAAACCCAACCGGGTGTCCGGATTAACGGTATCTGGCTGCGTAGCTCCACCAGCAGGGGTTTAATTGCCTGGGTAACCGGCGTATTTTTAACGGGTTTTTACGTGGTGCTTTACTGGTGGCCCGGTTTAATGACGGGTTTAATCAGGAGTATCGATCCTTTGAGTTATTTTATACGCGGGATCGAAGCTGACCGGTGGTTTTTATACGGCACTTTTTACACCTTAGCGGTAGTAATTATGGGCGTGCGTGCCTTATTTAAATACCGCCACAGTACGTACCACATTATCCGCACATTGTCGGTTATGTTTTTTCAGTTGGTGCTGGCTTATCTTATTCCTTACTTTTTAATTTTATTTAATCAACCCGAATTTTATCCTTCTTACTTCTGGCCCCTTAAATACGATTATTTGTTTCCGGGCACCGTGGATTATTTAATTAAAACACCAGGAGCGTTGGGGGTATTTTTTGTTTTCTGGACGGCGGTAATTTCTTTAATTGGCGTGCCCGTGCTTACTTATTTTTTTGGCAAGCGGTGGTATTGCAGTTGGGTATGCGGCTGCGGCGGCTTAGCCGAGACTGCCGGTGACCCATACCGACATTTATCGGATAAATCTCGGAAGGCCTGGCAATGGGAGGTAGCCATTATTTATCCAGTATTGGGTTTTATTATACTTACTACCTTGCTGCTTTGGGTAAACTCGGTTACCGGAGGTGGAATTCTGGGAGGTTTATCGAACGGTTTTTCGCAAACCTACGGGTTCTTTATCGGCTCAATTTTTTCCGGAGTTATTGGGGTAGGTTTTTATCCCATCATGGGTTCGCGGGTTTGGTGTCGGTTTGGTTGCCCCATGGCGGCGTATCTAGGTATTCTGCAAAAGCATTTTTCCCGGTTCAGGATAACCACGAACGGCGGCCAATGCATTTCCTGTGGCAATTGTTCTAATTACTGCGAGATGGGAATCGATGTAAGATGGTATGCCCAACAAGGCCAACCCATTATCCGGTCGTCGTGCGTGGGTTGCGGCATGTGCGCCACCGTTTGCCCACGCGGTGTTTTAAACCTGGAAAACGGCCCGCGCCAAGACCGGTTCCAGCCCACCGCTTTTATTTCTTCAGAAAATGTTAGAATTTTAAAATAA